Proteins encoded within one genomic window of Nitrospina gracilis 3/211:
- a CDS encoding MinD/ParA family ATP-binding protein produces the protein MSTKHSSQIIAVGGGKGGVGKSVIATNLAVAMALTGQKVVLVDGDFGASNLHALVGISNPRYGFRDFFVHDGIEDDPSPLLQETGLVNLKFLSTSGSLPGSADINQKNQNRVMNVLRNLKADAVCIDLGPGTGFHTVDFFNLADRQVVVSTPEMTSITNTFNYIKSVLFRRISQEFKANAEIQHALDFSKNPEVSEDCFEIDQLRAKIRETDPDSLEAINDIIRTFSPGLVINRVRGKRDIMVGDTLCKLVKKYLDVDAQYLGYVVDSEEVRGSIDDMVPFLVKDPASKPSENIRQVLSNLTHTDLHMVKKNGSMFVSLEIKLKSGWDR, from the coding sequence TTGTCCACGAAGCATTCCAGTCAAATAATCGCCGTCGGCGGCGGCAAGGGCGGCGTCGGCAAAAGCGTGATCGCCACCAACCTGGCGGTGGCCATGGCGCTCACCGGGCAGAAGGTGGTGCTGGTGGACGGCGACTTCGGCGCCTCCAACCTGCACGCGCTGGTGGGCATCAGCAATCCGCGCTACGGCTTCCGCGATTTCTTCGTGCACGACGGCATCGAGGACGATCCCTCTCCCCTGCTCCAGGAAACCGGGCTGGTGAACCTGAAATTTTTGAGCACGTCGGGGAGCCTGCCCGGCAGTGCGGACATCAACCAGAAGAACCAGAACCGCGTCATGAACGTGCTCCGCAACCTGAAAGCGGATGCGGTGTGCATCGACCTCGGTCCGGGGACGGGATTCCACACGGTGGACTTCTTCAACCTCGCCGACCGGCAGGTGGTGGTGTCCACCCCCGAGATGACTTCCATCACCAACACGTTCAATTACATCAAATCTGTGCTGTTCCGCCGCATCAGCCAGGAGTTCAAGGCCAACGCCGAAATCCAGCACGCGCTCGACTTTTCGAAAAATCCGGAGGTGAGCGAGGACTGTTTCGAAATCGACCAGCTCCGCGCCAAGATCAGGGAAACCGATCCGGATTCGCTGGAGGCGATCAATGACATCATCCGCACCTTCTCGCCGGGGCTCGTCATCAACCGCGTGCGCGGCAAACGCGACATCATGGTCGGAGACACCCTGTGCAAGCTCGTCAAGAAATACCTCGACGTGGACGCACAGTACCTGGGCTACGTGGTGGACAGCGAGGAAGTCCGCGGCTCCATCGATGACATGGTGCCGTTCCTTGTCAAGGATCCAGCCAGCAAGCCATCCGAAAACATCCGCCAGGTGCTGAGCAACCTGACTCACACCGACCTGCACATGGTAAAGAAAAACGGCTCGATGTTCGTTTCGCTCGAGATCAAGCTGAAATCCGGCTGGGACCGCTGA
- a CDS encoding site-2 protease family protein — protein MESLQFYLFFTVIILFSLTVHEYSHGRVAYILGDNTAKRLGRLTFNPIKHLDFFGVICFYFLGFGWAKPVPVNGRNFENPHRDMMYVAAAGPASNLILALIFGFLVRVTPPEQNLFLFAMLCYALYINVALAIFNLLPIFPLDGASVLKGLVSPKMAAKLAVFDHYTGFVLLGIFLLDYFAQTGIILGILRLPMGFMVEFFTQEAFPYVKQIIRFL, from the coding sequence TTGGAAAGCTTGCAGTTTTACCTGTTTTTCACCGTTATCATCCTGTTTTCGTTGACGGTGCACGAGTACTCCCACGGCCGGGTGGCGTACATTCTGGGCGACAACACGGCGAAGCGGCTGGGCCGGCTCACGTTCAATCCCATCAAACACCTCGACTTCTTCGGTGTCATCTGCTTCTACTTCCTCGGTTTCGGCTGGGCCAAGCCGGTGCCGGTGAACGGGCGCAATTTCGAGAACCCGCACCGCGATATGATGTACGTGGCGGCGGCGGGTCCGGCGTCCAACCTGATCCTCGCCCTCATTTTCGGGTTCCTGGTACGGGTCACGCCGCCGGAGCAGAACCTGTTTCTGTTCGCCATGCTGTGCTACGCGCTCTACATCAATGTGGCGCTGGCGATCTTCAACCTCCTCCCCATCTTTCCGCTAGACGGCGCTAGCGTGCTCAAGGGGCTGGTCTCGCCGAAGATGGCGGCGAAGCTGGCGGTGTTCGACCACTACACCGGATTCGTCCTGCTCGGCATCTTCCTTTTGGATTATTTTGCGCAGACCGGGATAATTTTGGGTATTCTTAGACTCCCCATGGGGTTTATGGTAGAGTTTTTTACCCAAGAGGCGTTTCCCTATGTAAAACAGATCATTCGCTTCCTTTAA
- the trpS gene encoding tryptophan--tRNA ligase, which yields MSKKRILSGMQPSGLLHLGNYFGALKNWVSLQDDYECFYFIADWHSLTTLHENPREIPRFTREVAIDWLAAGLDPEKCTLFVQSRIPEHAELHLILSMIVPVSWLERNPTYKEKQQEVKTVDMSSYGFLGYPVLQTADIVLYNAHYVPVGIDQAPHLELSREIVRRFQHFYKKKVLIEPEAKISEVPKLNGIDGRKMSKSYNNAIYLSDSEKEITKKIQSMLTDPQRLRRNDPGDPDVCNLFPFHKLFSSEEKQAYVDENCRTAGIGCGDCKALLAESMLAGMRPLMERRAELVAKPKEVDEILDEGTERARKVAENTMRKVKEAMKLK from the coding sequence ATGTCCAAAAAACGCATTTTGAGCGGCATGCAGCCTTCCGGCCTGCTTCACCTGGGAAACTACTTCGGCGCGTTAAAAAATTGGGTGTCCCTGCAGGACGACTACGAGTGCTTCTACTTCATCGCCGACTGGCATTCGCTCACCACGCTGCACGAAAACCCCCGCGAGATCCCCAGGTTCACCCGCGAGGTGGCGATCGACTGGCTGGCGGCGGGGCTCGACCCGGAAAAGTGCACGCTGTTCGTGCAGTCGCGCATCCCGGAACACGCGGAACTGCACCTGATTCTGTCGATGATCGTGCCGGTGTCGTGGCTGGAGCGCAATCCGACTTATAAGGAAAAGCAACAGGAAGTGAAGACTGTGGACATGAGCTCCTACGGCTTCCTCGGTTACCCGGTTCTGCAGACCGCGGACATCGTGCTGTACAACGCGCACTACGTGCCGGTGGGCATCGACCAGGCGCCGCACCTGGAGCTGTCGCGCGAGATCGTGCGCCGCTTCCAGCATTTTTACAAGAAGAAGGTGTTGATCGAGCCGGAGGCGAAGATCAGCGAGGTGCCGAAGCTGAACGGCATCGACGGACGCAAGATGAGCAAGAGCTACAACAACGCGATCTACCTCTCGGACTCGGAAAAGGAGATCACCAAAAAGATCCAGTCGATGCTCACCGATCCGCAACGGCTCAGGCGGAACGATCCGGGCGACCCGGACGTGTGCAACCTGTTCCCGTTTCACAAGCTGTTCTCGTCGGAAGAAAAGCAGGCGTATGTCGATGAGAACTGCCGCACGGCGGGCATCGGGTGCGGCGACTGCAAGGCGCTCTTGGCCGAGTCCATGCTGGCTGGCATGCGTCCCCTCATGGAGAGGCGCGCGGAGCTGGTGGCCAAACCGAAGGAAGTGGACGAAATTCTCGATGAAGGCACCGAGCGTGCCCGCAAGGTGGCAGAGAACACCATGCGCAAAGTGAAGGAAGCGATGAAACTGAAATGA
- the ileS gene encoding isoleucine--tRNA ligase, translating into MDYKDTLNLPQTDFPMKANLVQREPEVLAAWEAEDIYQRIREASKGRPKYVFHDGPPYANGHIHMGHALNKVLKDFIVRIMTMKGFDATFVPGWDCHGLPIEHQVGKELKSKKQDLGKNEVRKLCREYAARFVDIQKEEFKRLGVFADWDKPYLTMSFGYEGTIVREFLKFLESGMVYKGLKPVHWCTHCRTALAEAEVEYADHNSPSIYVKFAVKSEWKNQIDGVDAKKASFVIWTTTPWTLPANLAVCLHPDFEYTAVEIAGEQYIVAAERLSALILEWDVTDYKVLGKCAGKDLEGVVCQHPFIDRESPVILGDHVTLEQGTGCVHTAPGHGQEDYIVGLKYGLDTYNPVDDGGVFKPEVEFFGGQFVMKANPEIIKKLEELGKLIHQDRVDHSYPHCWRCRTPIIFRATAQWFISMDDKGLRQKALAEIDKTRWVPHWGRDRIYGMIENRPDWCVSRQRAWGVPITVFTCVQCDTTLTDMEAYEPVVAAVEKEGADCWFEKDVKDLLPAGTKCACGSAEFKKEMDILDVWFDSGVSHAAVLEPDPNLQWPADLYLEGSDQHRGWFHSSLLESVATRGAAPYKTVLTHGYVVDGKGKKMSKSAGNVIAPQKIIDQYGAEILRLWVASENYREDIRISHEILKRLTEAYRKIRNTFRFLLGNLSDFDPKTDRVPVDEMEEIDHYILHRFKKVNERIQKAFEEYEFHVFYHTFYNFCIVDLSAFYLDILKDRIYTYPKTSHGRRSGQTAMYDLLKGMAQMMAPILSFTADEVWKYMPDDGSKTESVHLSVFPDLAGVTFSDELATKWERIKELKGEVSKALELRRREKVIGHSLDASVHLAAPEPMRPLLESESDSLKYIFIVSEVELVPQLDGDPYQSDVIEGLKIGVQPAPGKKCERCWNYFVEAEASGDHPGICQRCATHLESAKA; encoded by the coding sequence ATGGATTACAAGGACACCCTCAATTTGCCGCAGACGGATTTTCCGATGAAGGCCAACCTCGTGCAGAGGGAGCCGGAAGTTCTGGCGGCGTGGGAGGCGGAGGACATTTACCAGCGCATCCGCGAGGCGTCGAAGGGCCGCCCGAAGTACGTCTTCCACGACGGCCCGCCGTACGCCAACGGCCACATCCACATGGGCCACGCGCTCAACAAGGTGCTCAAGGATTTCATCGTGCGCATCATGACGATGAAGGGATTCGACGCGACCTTCGTGCCGGGCTGGGACTGCCACGGCCTGCCCATCGAGCACCAGGTCGGCAAGGAACTCAAAAGCAAAAAACAGGATCTGGGCAAGAACGAAGTGCGCAAACTGTGCCGGGAGTACGCCGCGCGTTTTGTTGATATACAAAAAGAAGAGTTCAAACGGCTGGGCGTGTTCGCCGACTGGGACAAGCCGTACCTCACCATGAGCTTCGGTTACGAGGGCACCATCGTCCGCGAGTTTCTGAAATTCCTCGAATCCGGCATGGTGTACAAGGGACTCAAACCCGTTCACTGGTGCACGCATTGCCGGACGGCCCTGGCCGAGGCGGAGGTGGAGTACGCCGATCACAACTCGCCCTCCATCTACGTCAAGTTTGCGGTGAAGTCGGAGTGGAAAAACCAGATCGACGGCGTGGACGCAAAGAAAGCGTCGTTCGTCATCTGGACCACCACGCCGTGGACGCTTCCAGCCAACCTCGCCGTGTGCCTGCACCCGGACTTCGAGTACACCGCCGTCGAGATCGCGGGAGAACAGTACATCGTTGCGGCGGAACGGTTGTCGGCCTTAATCCTCGAATGGGACGTCACCGATTATAAAGTGCTCGGCAAATGCGCGGGCAAAGACCTGGAAGGCGTCGTCTGCCAGCATCCGTTCATCGACCGCGAGTCGCCGGTGATCCTGGGCGACCACGTCACCCTCGAGCAGGGCACGGGTTGCGTGCACACCGCGCCGGGGCACGGCCAGGAGGACTACATCGTCGGCCTCAAGTACGGGCTGGATACGTACAACCCCGTGGACGACGGCGGCGTGTTCAAACCGGAGGTCGAGTTCTTCGGCGGCCAGTTCGTGATGAAGGCCAACCCGGAGATCATCAAGAAGCTGGAAGAGCTGGGCAAGCTGATCCACCAGGACCGCGTCGATCACTCCTACCCGCATTGCTGGCGGTGCCGCACGCCGATCATCTTCCGCGCAACGGCGCAGTGGTTCATTTCGATGGACGACAAGGGCCTCAGGCAGAAAGCGCTGGCGGAGATCGACAAGACCCGCTGGGTGCCGCACTGGGGACGCGACCGCATTTACGGCATGATCGAGAACCGCCCGGACTGGTGCGTGTCGCGCCAGCGCGCGTGGGGCGTGCCGATCACGGTGTTTACCTGTGTGCAATGCGACACCACGCTCACCGACATGGAGGCGTACGAACCCGTCGTCGCGGCGGTGGAAAAAGAGGGCGCGGACTGCTGGTTCGAAAAAGACGTGAAGGACCTCCTGCCCGCGGGCACGAAGTGCGCCTGCGGATCGGCCGAGTTCAAAAAGGAAATGGATATTCTGGACGTGTGGTTCGACTCCGGAGTCAGCCATGCGGCGGTTTTGGAGCCGGACCCGAACCTGCAATGGCCCGCCGATCTGTATCTCGAAGGCAGTGACCAGCACCGCGGCTGGTTCCACAGCTCCCTGCTGGAATCCGTGGCGACGCGCGGGGCGGCTCCGTACAAGACCGTTCTCACGCATGGCTACGTGGTGGACGGCAAGGGCAAGAAGATGTCGAAGTCGGCGGGAAACGTCATCGCGCCGCAGAAGATTATCGACCAGTACGGCGCGGAAATCCTGCGCCTGTGGGTGGCGTCGGAAAATTACCGCGAGGACATCCGGATCTCCCACGAGATTTTAAAACGCCTCACCGAAGCGTACCGGAAAATCCGCAACACGTTCCGGTTTCTGCTCGGCAACCTGAGCGACTTCGATCCGAAAACCGACCGGGTGCCGGTCGACGAGATGGAGGAGATCGACCACTACATCCTGCACCGTTTCAAGAAGGTGAACGAGCGCATCCAGAAGGCTTTCGAAGAATACGAGTTCCACGTGTTCTACCACACGTTCTACAACTTCTGCATCGTGGACCTGAGCGCATTCTACCTGGACATCCTGAAGGACCGGATTTATACCTACCCCAAGACCTCGCACGGCCGCCGGTCCGGACAGACCGCGATGTACGATTTGTTGAAGGGCATGGCGCAGATGATGGCTCCGATCCTGAGTTTCACCGCCGACGAGGTGTGGAAGTACATGCCCGATGACGGAAGCAAAACGGAAAGTGTTCACCTGAGCGTGTTTCCGGATTTGGCCGGCGTCACGTTTTCCGACGAGCTGGCAACCAAGTGGGAGCGCATCAAGGAGCTCAAGGGCGAGGTCAGTAAGGCGCTGGAACTGCGCCGTCGTGAAAAGGTCATCGGACATTCGCTGGACGCTTCAGTCCACCTCGCCGCGCCGGAGCCCATGCGGCCGTTGCTGGAAAGCGAAAGTGATTCCCTCAAATACATCTTCATCGTGTCAGAAGTCGAGTTGGTTCCGCAACTGGATGGCGACCCCTATCAGAGCGACGTGATCGAGGGATTGAAGATCGGGGTCCAGCCGGCTCCGGGGAAAAAGTGTGAGCGATGCTGGAACTATTTTGTCGAGGCCGAGGCGTCCGGGGACCATCCCGGTATCTGTCAACGGTGCGCGACTCATCTGGAATCCGCCAAAGCTTGA
- the lspA gene encoding signal peptidase II has translation MKNKYLQLFLISNILIILDQFTKYLVALHIPQNMSIRIIDNFFNLTHIRNPGVAFGLFADSDLEMKATLFIVFSGIAIIAILVFFHETPSSKKIALRGLILIFAGAIGNLIDRILYKEVIDFLDFHFGSYHWPAFNVADSCITIGVLFMFIDIIKDGTAPQKQQEDPTSESA, from the coding sequence TTGAAGAACAAATACCTTCAGCTGTTTCTGATTTCCAACATTCTGATCATCCTCGATCAGTTCACGAAGTACCTCGTGGCTCTGCATATTCCGCAGAACATGTCGATCCGCATCATCGACAACTTTTTCAACCTGACTCACATCCGCAATCCCGGCGTTGCATTTGGGCTGTTTGCCGACAGTGACCTGGAAATGAAGGCTACCTTGTTCATTGTTTTTTCCGGCATCGCCATCATCGCCATTCTGGTGTTCTTTCACGAAACGCCGAGTTCCAAGAAGATCGCGCTCCGGGGATTGATCCTCATTTTCGCCGGGGCCATTGGCAACCTCATCGACCGCATCCTTTACAAGGAAGTGATCGATTTTCTCGATTTTCATTTCGGCAGTTACCACTGGCCTGCCTTCAACGTGGCGGATTCCTGCATTACCATTGGCGTGCTGTTCATGTTCATTGATATAATCAAGGACGGAACCGCGCCGCAAAAACAGCAAGAGGACCCCACCTCTGAATCCGCCTGA
- the lgt gene encoding prolipoprotein diacylglyceryl transferase, with the protein MHPILLEFGILKIFTYGLLVATGFFVGIVLAARQGQKEGLDSARILDLCFYLLIASILGGRLLYVIVEYRYFVSNPLEMLKFWKGGLVYYGGLMAAVATGWYFMRKFDLPFWKTADVLAPSIAIGQAIGRWGCFFAGCCYGVRTDAPWAITFTNLDSLAPLNVPLHPTQIYLSLNALVIFFVLLWVQKKKRFDGQVLLTYGILYSIGRFIIEFYRGDDRGYAVPEMLSTSQFIGIFIFGLSMVLWARRKRTEAAKAS; encoded by the coding sequence GTGCATCCCATTCTGCTTGAGTTTGGTATTCTCAAAATCTTCACCTACGGCCTGCTGGTGGCGACGGGTTTCTTCGTCGGCATCGTTCTGGCGGCCCGTCAGGGGCAGAAGGAAGGGCTCGATTCCGCCAGGATACTTGATCTGTGTTTTTACCTGCTGATCGCATCCATTCTGGGCGGGCGGTTATTGTACGTGATCGTCGAGTACCGTTACTTCGTTTCGAATCCTCTGGAGATGTTGAAGTTCTGGAAGGGCGGGCTGGTGTATTACGGTGGGTTGATGGCGGCGGTGGCGACGGGGTGGTACTTCATGCGCAAGTTCGATCTACCTTTTTGGAAAACGGCGGATGTGCTGGCGCCTTCGATCGCCATCGGGCAGGCTATCGGCCGCTGGGGATGTTTTTTTGCGGGTTGCTGTTACGGCGTGCGCACCGACGCGCCGTGGGCCATCACGTTCACCAATCTGGACTCCCTGGCACCACTCAATGTGCCGCTTCACCCAACTCAGATATACCTGTCGCTCAATGCGCTCGTCATATTCTTCGTCCTGCTGTGGGTGCAAAAGAAGAAACGCTTCGACGGGCAGGTGCTCCTGACTTACGGCATCCTGTATTCCATCGGCCGCTTCATAATCGAGTTTTATCGCGGCGACGACCGGGGGTATGCGGTGCCGGAGATGCTCTCCACCTCGCAGTTCATTGGAATCTTCATATTCGGGTTGTCCATGGTGCTTTGGGCCAGGCGAAAACGGACCGAGGCGGCCAAGGCGTCCTGA
- a CDS encoding GIDE domain-containing protein has protein sequence MPNLPKDELEVIFLSLVGVVAGIFLFWTGFRELKAKRIIQNTPTSKINTGAVGTNVEVKGRVIAEKDKMVRAPISGKPCALYHIEIQKWKRDRRSGFNRNRSFINMGERRGWQRGRWVTVAKYFSDDGFYIDDDSGANAMVLVEGATVNRNGGTSDYECSSNEFSTMDPELYQSLDQNKKKIRSFKLKDSAWLLSTDYRFREWCFAPGEQLYVLGHAGSNLKVKRPKKAGVKFFLKAKEAIRKNKELQKRFDANKDGKLDYYELERGAQLLAEKLSAKYSKEKLEELASKTKMVFKKENGYPFIISNRHEEDLVSNIGTWATVKIWGGPILTVASVAYLCSYYLK, from the coding sequence GTGCCCAACCTGCCGAAAGATGAGTTGGAGGTCATCTTTCTTTCCCTGGTCGGCGTGGTAGCCGGAATATTTCTGTTCTGGACCGGCTTCCGGGAGTTGAAGGCCAAGCGAATCATCCAGAACACGCCCACCTCGAAAATCAACACCGGGGCAGTGGGAACCAACGTCGAGGTGAAAGGCCGTGTTATCGCCGAGAAAGACAAGATGGTGCGCGCGCCCATCAGCGGCAAGCCCTGCGCCTTATACCATATCGAAATCCAGAAATGGAAACGCGACCGCCGATCCGGCTTCAACCGCAACCGGTCCTTCATCAACATGGGAGAGCGCCGGGGCTGGCAACGCGGCCGCTGGGTGACGGTCGCCAAATATTTTTCCGATGATGGATTTTATATCGATGATGACAGCGGCGCCAACGCCATGGTGCTGGTGGAAGGCGCAACCGTCAATCGCAACGGCGGTACCAGCGATTATGAATGCTCGTCAAATGAGTTTTCCACCATGGACCCGGAACTGTATCAGTCCCTTGACCAAAACAAAAAAAAGATCCGGTCGTTCAAGCTGAAGGATTCCGCCTGGCTGTTATCGACCGACTACCGCTTCCGTGAATGGTGCTTTGCTCCAGGCGAACAGTTGTATGTGTTGGGGCATGCGGGATCGAACCTGAAGGTGAAGCGCCCCAAAAAGGCGGGAGTGAAGTTTTTCCTGAAAGCGAAAGAGGCCATCCGTAAAAACAAGGAACTTCAAAAACGCTTCGACGCCAACAAGGACGGCAAGCTGGATTACTACGAACTGGAACGCGGAGCCCAGCTGCTGGCGGAAAAACTCTCCGCCAAATACAGCAAGGAGAAACTGGAGGAGCTGGCTTCCAAAACCAAGATGGTGTTCAAGAAGGAAAACGGTTATCCCTTCATCATCAGCAACCGCCACGAAGAGGACCTGGTCTCCAATATCGGTACCTGGGCCACGGTCAAAATCTGGGGGGGTCCCATCCTCACCGTCGCCTCGGTGGCCTACCTCTGTTCTTATTATTTAAAGTAA
- a CDS encoding LemA family protein gives MSTTTIVILGILGFGLLGIIGYFIMIYNGLISLKENIKKSWSNIDVILKQRYDEIPKLISVCESYAQFEKGMLDRLLKARERYVRADGVKEKSKASNQISEALRSVFALAENYPELKANENFMQLQNRISHLEETLADRREFFNDSVNNYNIRIQQIPDVFVAGMLNYQQEEMFEVAEEERRDVKVNIKLPSFD, from the coding sequence ATGTCAACGACCACAATCGTGATTTTGGGAATCCTGGGTTTCGGCCTGCTGGGGATCATCGGTTATTTCATAATGATCTACAACGGCCTCATTTCCCTTAAGGAAAACATCAAGAAATCCTGGTCCAACATCGATGTCATCCTGAAACAGCGCTACGACGAAATTCCGAAACTGATTTCTGTCTGCGAAAGTTACGCCCAGTTCGAAAAAGGAATGCTCGACCGCCTCCTGAAAGCACGCGAACGCTATGTGCGCGCAGATGGCGTGAAAGAAAAATCCAAGGCCAGCAACCAGATTAGCGAGGCGCTTCGCAGTGTTTTTGCCCTGGCTGAAAATTATCCAGAACTCAAGGCCAATGAAAATTTCATGCAATTGCAGAATCGCATTTCGCATCTGGAGGAAACCCTTGCCGACCGCCGTGAGTTTTTCAACGACAGCGTCAATAATTACAACATCCGCATCCAGCAAATCCCGGATGTGTTCGTGGCCGGCATGCTGAACTACCAACAGGAAGAGATGTTTGAAGTGGCCGAAGAGGAACGTCGCGACGTGAAGGTCAATATCAAGCTCCCCAGTTTCGACTGA
- the msrP gene encoding protein-methionine-sulfoxide reductase catalytic subunit MsrP, producing the protein MSHLYVPPDWNENSRSITPQTLFFNRRDFLQAMTAAGLVVGGALLPKSAQAETGWLDRLLGEPDRKLQTDFTPIPGLKRNPAYTVSRPMTQEAVALQYNNFYEFTSVKEGVWKLIDAFQPRPWQVEVSGLVNNPKTYDVDDLIKTMPLEERVYRHRCVETWAMVVPWNGFPLRELIRRADPKPGARFVKFTSFLNPQVAPGQEQSHLPWPYTEGLTVAEAMNELTIMATGVYGHVLPNQHGAGIRLVTPWKYGYKSIKSVVKIELVSKQPATFWNTLVPHEYGFVSNVNPDVPHPRWSQKKEKMIGTGDIYPTEKFNGYGNWVASLYA; encoded by the coding sequence ATGAGCCACTTGTATGTACCCCCCGACTGGAATGAAAATTCCCGAAGCATCACCCCGCAGACCCTGTTTTTCAATCGCCGCGATTTTCTCCAAGCAATGACGGCCGCTGGTCTGGTGGTTGGCGGAGCATTATTGCCGAAATCTGCGCAGGCCGAGACCGGCTGGCTGGACCGCCTTCTGGGTGAGCCCGATCGAAAGCTCCAAACCGATTTCACCCCCATCCCCGGTTTGAAACGCAACCCGGCCTATACGGTTTCGCGGCCAATGACTCAGGAGGCCGTAGCGCTCCAGTACAACAATTTTTATGAATTCACCTCCGTCAAGGAAGGCGTGTGGAAACTGATCGATGCATTCCAGCCCCGACCGTGGCAGGTTGAGGTTTCGGGTCTCGTCAACAACCCCAAAACGTATGATGTGGACGACCTCATCAAGACCATGCCGCTGGAGGAACGCGTGTACCGCCACCGTTGTGTGGAGACGTGGGCGATGGTGGTGCCGTGGAACGGGTTTCCGCTGCGCGAACTCATACGCCGCGCCGACCCCAAACCCGGGGCGCGGTTTGTGAAATTCACCAGCTTTCTCAATCCGCAAGTGGCCCCGGGGCAGGAGCAGAGCCACCTGCCGTGGCCTTACACCGAGGGGCTGACGGTCGCCGAGGCGATGAACGAATTGACGATCATGGCTACCGGGGTGTACGGTCACGTGCTGCCCAACCAGCACGGAGCGGGAATCCGGCTGGTGACGCCCTGGAAGTATGGTTATAAAAGCATCAAGTCGGTGGTCAAAATCGAGCTTGTGAGTAAACAGCCGGCGACCTTCTGGAATACACTGGTTCCCCACGAATACGGGTTCGTTTCCAATGTGAACCCGGATGTGCCGCACCCGCGTTGGTCTCAAAAAAAGGAGAAGATGATCGGCACCGGCGATATTTATCCGACCGAAAAGTTCAACGGCTATGGGAATTGGGTGGCCTCCCTCTACGCCTGA
- a CDS encoding HDOD domain-containing protein, with amino-acid sequence MATKIKDMIGSWAASPPVLYYQLKQAMDDPESSFNDYSRIISADPALTARLLKIVNSPFYGFSSTVETIDHALNIIGTDQLMDLALATVVVSKFKGIPRDLINMETFWMHSIATGIAARKMAIAVGIENPERFYLAGMLHDIGTLLPLKQQTEVAKGVLEQCRETKKHLFLVEKETYGFSHAEVCQLLLMEWQLPQRLVDMVTYHHFPLEVSDPEVRRDCCILNMSDIMVYFLKIGNSGEPAVPQLLPDVPKHAGVPKDVIDKIREEVPNEVDETVKMFI; translated from the coding sequence TTGGCGACCAAAATCAAAGACATGATCGGTTCCTGGGCGGCCTCGCCGCCTGTCTTGTATTACCAATTGAAGCAGGCCATGGACGATCCGGAGAGCAGTTTTAATGATTATTCCCGGATCATCAGTGCCGACCCTGCACTGACAGCGCGCCTTCTCAAAATCGTGAACAGTCCCTTCTATGGTTTTTCCTCCACGGTGGAAACCATCGACCACGCTCTCAACATCATCGGTACGGACCAACTGATGGACCTCGCTCTGGCAACGGTGGTTGTGAGCAAGTTCAAGGGGATCCCGCGCGACCTGATTAACATGGAGACGTTCTGGATGCACAGCATCGCCACCGGCATTGCGGCACGTAAAATGGCAATAGCCGTGGGTATCGAGAATCCGGAACGTTTTTACCTGGCCGGAATGTTGCATGACATCGGCACCCTCCTTCCTCTCAAACAGCAGACCGAGGTGGCGAAGGGTGTGCTGGAACAGTGCAGGGAAACCAAAAAACACCTGTTCCTCGTGGAAAAAGAAACCTACGGGTTCAGTCACGCCGAGGTTTGCCAGCTTTTGCTTATGGAATGGCAGCTTCCCCAGCGTCTTGTGGATATGGTGACTTACCACCACTTTCCCCTTGAAGTCAGTGACCCCGAAGTGAGGCGGGATTGCTGTATTCTCAACATGTCAGACATCATGGTTTACTTTTTGAAGATCGGGAACAGTGGCGAGCCCGCCGTGCCGCAATTGCTCCCCGATGTGCCGAAACATGCCGGTGTGCCGAAGGATGTCATCGATAAAATCCGTGAAGAAGTCCCCAATGAGGTCGATGAAACCGTCAAAATGTTCATCTGA
- the hspQ gene encoding heat shock protein HspQ: MKQSQPKYCIGQMIHHKLYDYYGVVLGVDPEFLLSEEWYEKMARSRPPKDQPWYHIKVHGEDSLRYVAERHLELDKNVFN, from the coding sequence ATGAAACAATCCCAACCCAAATATTGCATCGGCCAGATGATCCACCACAAATTATATGATTATTATGGGGTGGTCCTCGGTGTCGACCCGGAATTCCTGCTCTCAGAGGAGTGGTACGAGAAAATGGCCCGCAGCCGCCCCCCGAAGGACCAGCCCTGGTACCACATAAAAGTGCACGGCGAGGACAGCCTGCGCTATGTGGCTGAACGCCATTTGGAATTGGACAAGAACGTCTTCAACTAG